In Humulus lupulus chromosome 6, drHumLupu1.1, whole genome shotgun sequence, a single genomic region encodes these proteins:
- the LOC133782446 gene encoding uncharacterized protein LOC133782446 yields the protein MVDEECRIEDRQTPGTSSSRPDPSRTDDSFRWSSPLDLGEDHRTWSAPMFTKEDIEASHQHHSSTSKASGELHLGKFFQSKLELKTKASIFAMKNNFEFMVKKFGIDVWYITCKDPDCGWRLMGKKKMRSEMFEITVYNEVHTCSQEIQDKDHRQTSPWVVGHLIKRKFATNGTWYMTNNTREDMKHHFGVEMSYEKAWRCREKVLMYVRGTLEESYSKLLGYLCQLEHKNPGTITDFVAEDGRFLYCFFFLGVSRRGFQYCRPVICVDGTFLNNKYGGHMLYAVALDANNQLFPIAFALVDTENHSSWTCFMRKLKEAIGDVENLAFVSDMHKSINHVMELVFPDAYHGACYYHICMNVVAKFKTDHVQDIMGCAAYAFRRAEFHKFFDKIKVIDPPIAQYLERIGFEMWGNTYFPGNRYNIMTSNYAESFNNKTKEARRFLVAAFLEFIRFTLQSWFADKRERAAKATTVLSLEMENDLKQIGDKAIFLDVQVLGHHEFLVVDGNDDGEVNLATKSCSCGMFQTIGIHCVHAFAAARKRSINIYSLCSPYYRIEALNDTYKDTIYHVGNEDELVIPDHIRDTVVGVSVEKTSVGRPRKQKVGRRKKNRYASRGEKIVKSRKCSICGGSGHNRKSCKARI from the coding sequence atggtagatgaggagtgcagaatagaagatcggcaaacacctgggaccagcagtagtcgtccagatccaagtagaaccgatgatagttttagatggagttctccattggacttaggtgaagatcatagaacatggagtgctcccatgttcaccaaagaggatatagaggcctcacatcaacatcattcctcaaccagcaaagcttcaggagaattgcaccttgggaagttctttcagagcaagcttgaattgaaaaccaaagcatccatatttgcgatgaagaataattttgagtttatggtgaagaaatttgggattgatgtgtggtacattacctgcaaggatcctgattgtggttggagattgatgggtaagaaaaaaatgcgatctgaaatgttcgagattactgtatacaacgaagtacacacttgctcacaagaaattcaagataaggaccaccgtcaaaCATCACCGTGGGTagttgggcacctaatcaagagaaAATTTGCTACCAATGGTACTTGGTACATGACAAACAACacaagggaggacatgaagcaccattttggggtcgaaatgagctatgagaaggcgtggagatgcagagaaaaagttcttatgtatgtcagagggacacttgaggaatcatactccaagttacttggatacctgtgtcagttggagcataagaacccaggtacaattactgattttgtagcagaagatggtcgtttcttgtattgcttctttttcctcggtgtttctaggcgtggtttccaatactgtcgtcctgtaatttgtgtggatggcacattcttgaataataagtatggtggccacatgctctatgctgttgcgttggatgcaaacaaccagttgtttccaattgcgtttgcattggtggacactGAGAACCATAGCTCTTGGACTtgtttcatgagaaaattgaaggaagccataggggacgttgagaaccttgcttttgtatcggacatgcataaaagcattaatcatgttatggagcttgtgttcccagatgcgtatcacggtgcatgttactATCATatttgtatgaatgttgtggcaaaattcaaaactgaccatgtgcaagacatcatggggtgtgcagcgtacgcatttcgaagagcggaatttcacaagttctttgacaagattaaagTAATTGATCCGCCAATTGCTCAATATCTAGAGAGAATTGGCTTTGAAATGTGGGGTAACacttattttcctggtaaccgatacaatatcatgacgagtaactacgcagaaagctttaacaataagaccAAGGAGGCAAGAAGATTTCTAGTCGCCGCTTTTCTTGAATttataagattcactcttcagtcttggtttgcagataaacgtgaaagagctgcaaaagcaacaactgtgttatcactTGAGATGGAAAatgatttgaagcaaataggtgataaagcaatttttttagatgtccaagtccttggtcatcatgaatttcttgtggtcgatggtaatgatgatggtgaggtgaacttggccacaaaatcatgctcttgtggcatgttccaaaccattgggatacattgtgtacatgcttttgctgcagccagaaaaagaagcataaacatttactcattgtgttccccttactatagaatcgaggcattgaatgacacttataaagatactatttaccatgttgggaacgaggatgaattggtaatccctgatcacatcagagatacggttGTCGGCGTCTCCGTTGAGAAAACCTctgtaggaaggcccaggaaacaaaaagtgggtaggcgaaagaaAAATCGCTATGCTTCACGCGGGGAAAAGATTGTCAAGTCACGTAAGTGTAGCatatgtggtggtagtgggcacaataggaagtcatgtaaggctaggatttaa